Proteins found in one Abyssibius alkaniclasticus genomic segment:
- a CDS encoding Bug family tripartite tricarboxylate transporter substrate binding protein — protein MKLKKMKLFATGTAFAMLFGGAASAAECIAPANAGGGWDFTCRQIGKIMYDIGVVDAPIQVTNMAGAGGGLAYSNVVNERNEDEELIVAASSATSTRLAQNAFGGMTSDQVRFLGAIGADPGVIVVAADSPYETLADLVNAIIADPGSVTFAGGSAAGGFDHLKPLMILQRAGFTDVRSIKYIGVDGGADAITQTIGGFTQAMTGDMSEIVGFIRAGEVRALAVLTEERVPGFEDIPTAREQGYDVVAVNWRGLYVPGGISDEAYERWAERLRAVAESAEWQETMAANGLAPFTKVGGDFQAWVDGVIAETEALSREIGVIQ, from the coding sequence ATGAAACTCAAGAAAATGAAACTTTTTGCAACCGGCACGGCCTTTGCCATGCTGTTTGGCGGTGCGGCCAGCGCCGCCGAGTGTATTGCCCCCGCCAATGCCGGCGGCGGCTGGGATTTCACCTGCCGCCAGATCGGCAAGATCATGTATGATATCGGCGTGGTCGATGCGCCCATTCAGGTAACGAACATGGCCGGTGCCGGTGGCGGCCTGGCCTATAGCAACGTTGTGAACGAGCGCAACGAAGACGAGGAACTGATTGTCGCCGCCTCGTCGGCCACCAGCACGCGGCTTGCACAAAACGCCTTTGGCGGCATGACATCGGACCAGGTGCGCTTTCTGGGCGCGATTGGCGCCGACCCCGGCGTGATCGTTGTGGCGGCTGATTCGCCCTATGAAACGCTGGCAGACCTTGTGAACGCCATTATCGCCGATCCGGGTTCGGTGACCTTTGCGGGCGGTTCGGCCGCTGGCGGCTTTGACCACCTGAAACCGCTGATGATCTTGCAGCGCGCCGGGTTCACCGATGTGCGTTCGATCAAGTATATCGGCGTTGACGGCGGCGCCGATGCGATTACCCAGACCATTGGCGGCTTTACCCAGGCCATGACCGGCGACATGTCGGAAATCGTGGGCTTTATCCGTGCAGGCGAAGTGCGCGCCCTTGCGGTGCTGACCGAAGAACGTGTGCCGGGTTTTGAAGACATTCCCACCGCACGCGAGCAGGGCTATGACGTTGTGGCCGTAAACTGGCGCGGGCTGTATGTGCCCGGCGGCATTTCCGATGAAGCCTATGAGCGTTGGGCCGAGCGCCTGCGCGCCGTGGCGGAATCGGCTGAATGGCAGGAAACGATGGCCGCGAACGGCCTGGCCCCCTTCACCAAGGTGGGTGGCGATTTCCAGGCCTGGGTTGATGGCGTGATCGCCGAAACCGAAGCCCTGTCGCGCGAAATTGGTGTGATCCAATGA
- a CDS encoding tripartite tricarboxylate transporter TctB family protein, whose protein sequence is MMKSDRILGLVAIVVALAFFASALQIQTSFLADPLGSKPFPIAISVVTLMCGLVMVFRPEPDPEWPSLRTFGALAIALVVLVGYAYSLKPFGFILPTVIASAVLSYQISPRPLPAVLTGLGLGGGLYVIFKYVLKLGLVGWPPTLFG, encoded by the coding sequence ATGATGAAAAGCGACCGGATACTCGGTCTGGTCGCGATTGTTGTGGCGCTGGCATTCTTTGCCAGCGCCCTGCAAATCCAGACCAGCTTTCTTGCAGACCCGCTTGGGTCCAAACCCTTTCCGATTGCAATTTCGGTGGTGACGTTGATGTGCGGGCTGGTCATGGTTTTCAGGCCGGAGCCAGACCCGGAATGGCCGAGTTTGCGCACATTCGGCGCGCTGGCCATCGCACTGGTTGTGCTGGTGGGCTATGCCTATAGCCTCAAACCCTTTGGCTTCATCCTGCCAACGGTTATCGCCTCGGCGGTGCTGTCCTACCAGATCAGCCCAAGGCCGCTGCCAGCGGTGCTGACCGGACTCGGCCTGGGGGGCGGGCTGTATGTGATTTTCAAATATGTGCTGAAACTTGGCCTGGTCGGATGGCCGCCAACATTGTTCGGCTAG
- a CDS encoding tripartite tricarboxylate transporter permease, translating into MDLLSNLSLGFSIALSPETLILAIIGCFVGTIIGALPGLGPANGVAILIPLVFTMKLDATSSLVLLTSVYYGAMYGGRISSILLNIPGDEPALMTTLDGYPMAKQGRAGDALVLSGVASFVGGLLATIGLMLLAPLLARVAYFFGPAEYFALYLLAFCTLGGVASKNQAKAALAAMIGLGISMIGLDNTSGMPRFTGGNMELADGVDFLVAIVGLFAIAEVFFFIESHGKNTAIGVKLDKITIPVRDIINSFWVMIRSSFVGFFAGVLPGAGASLGSFLAYSSEKAFAGKSGKFGEGDPRGVAAPEAGNNAAAGGALVPMLTLGVPGSGTTAVLLALLMTLNITPGPLLFAERPEVVWGLIASLLIANFVLLIMNVPLVKIFVKVLSVPAWVLLPGVTMISFVGIYSLSGSYFDLVLMVAFGAMGYFLRKLDVPTVPIILGILLGNNMEDSLRRAMVISDGEWTYMFSSNISIVLWVAAIGGFVAPLFLRRFIRKPELITD; encoded by the coding sequence ATGGACCTACTTTCAAACCTTTCGCTGGGGTTCAGCATTGCGCTTAGCCCCGAAACGCTGATCCTTGCCATAATCGGCTGCTTTGTCGGCACGATCATCGGCGCGCTGCCGGGGCTTGGGCCGGCCAATGGCGTGGCCATCCTCATTCCGCTGGTCTTCACCATGAAGCTCGACGCAACCTCGTCGCTGGTGCTGCTGACATCGGTCTATTACGGGGCCATGTATGGCGGGCGCATTTCCTCGATCCTGCTGAACATTCCGGGCGATGAGCCTGCGCTGATGACCACGCTTGATGGTTATCCGATGGCCAAACAGGGCCGGGCGGGCGATGCGCTTGTGCTGTCGGGTGTTGCCTCGTTTGTGGGTGGCTTGCTCGCCACGATCGGGCTGATGCTGCTGGCACCCTTGCTGGCGCGGGTTGCCTATTTCTTTGGCCCGGCGGAATATTTCGCGCTGTATCTGCTGGCCTTTTGCACCCTGGGTGGCGTGGCCAGCAAGAACCAGGCCAAGGCCGCGCTTGCCGCGATGATCGGGCTTGGCATTTCCATGATCGGGCTGGACAATACTTCGGGGATGCCGCGCTTTACCGGGGGCAATATGGAGCTTGCCGATGGCGTGGATTTCCTTGTGGCCATTGTCGGCCTGTTTGCCATTGCCGAAGTGTTCTTCTTCATCGAAAGCCACGGGAAAAATACGGCAATCGGCGTGAAGCTGGACAAGATCACAATTCCGGTGCGCGATATCATCAACAGTTTCTGGGTGATGATCCGCTCGTCTTTCGTCGGGTTTTTTGCGGGTGTCCTGCCGGGGGCGGGCGCATCGCTTGGCAGTTTTCTGGCCTATTCAAGCGAAAAGGCCTTTGCCGGCAAATCGGGCAAGTTTGGCGAGGGGGATCCGCGTGGCGTTGCCGCGCCCGAGGCGGGCAACAATGCCGCTGCGGGCGGTGCGCTGGTGCCGATGCTCACGCTGGGTGTGCCGGGCTCGGGCACCACGGCGGTGCTGCTGGCGCTGCTGATGACGCTGAACATTACCCCCGGCCCGCTGCTGTTTGCCGAGCGGCCCGAAGTGGTCTGGGGGCTGATCGCCAGCCTGCTGATCGCCAATTTCGTGCTGCTCATCATGAACGTGCCGCTGGTGAAAATCTTCGTCAAGGTGCTGTCGGTGCCTGCATGGGTGCTGTTGCCGGGGGTCACGATGATCTCCTTCGTCGGCATCTATTCGCTGTCGGGCAGCTATTTCGACCTGGTGCTGATGGTGGCATTCGGGGCGATGGGCTACTTCCTGCGCAAGCTCGATGTGCCCACGGTGCCGATCATCCTGGGCATTCTGCTGGGCAACAACATGGAAGACAGCCTGCGCCGCGCGATGGTCATTTCCGATGGCGAATGGACCTATATGTTCAGCTCGAACATCTCGATCGTGCTTTGGGTTGCGGCAATTGGTGGTTTTGTGGCGCCGCTCTTCCTGCGCCGCTTCATCCGCAAACCGGAGCTGATAACAGACTGA
- a CDS encoding acyclic terpene utilization AtuA family protein yields the protein MTRILVPSGVLGLGFDAEALARGASMAPDLIAIDGGSTDSGPAYLGTGTSKYSRAATKSEWRQILQARAVAGVPLVIGSCGTCGADSAVDWMYDITVELAAELGQNLKIARLYSSQPAAAVQAALAEGRISALAPELPIDAGLIAECSNIVALAGAEQISAALATGADIVLAGRTTDTASIAALPLSRGDHAGGAWHGAKIAECGALCSTNPTSGVIMVDFDAAGFEVEPLAKGAKCTPHSVSAHMLYENSDPFHLHEPGGYLDVTAARYSALSPARVRAKGADWVKAPRYTVKLEGARLAGYQTTILALLRDAHYVANARAWVDKMTGFLSHRIAERMGLGAEDYTLEFRLIGENATLGALENRSGTPTEIGVLGIITAKTAAMADEIGRMINPFVLHYPLTEDEELPTFAFPYSPAQSDRGAIYEFCLNHVMALDDPMAAFRLRVDEVGA from the coding sequence ATGACACGCATACTTGTTCCATCGGGCGTGCTGGGCCTTGGCTTTGATGCCGAGGCCCTTGCGCGTGGGGCGTCGATGGCCCCCGACCTGATCGCCATTGACGGCGGTTCCACCGATAGCGGCCCGGCCTATCTGGGCACGGGCACATCGAAATACAGCCGCGCGGCCACGAAATCGGAATGGCGGCAGATATTGCAGGCGCGCGCGGTGGCCGGCGTGCCGCTGGTCATCGGCTCTTGCGGCACCTGCGGGGCCGATAGCGCGGTCGACTGGATGTATGACATCACCGTCGAACTGGCCGCCGAGCTTGGGCAAAACCTGAAGATCGCACGGCTTTATTCCAGCCAGCCGGCGGCTGCGGTGCAGGCAGCCCTGGCGGAAGGGCGGATCAGCGCGCTGGCGCCGGAACTGCCGATTGATGCCGGGCTGATTGCCGAATGCAGCAACATTGTGGCGCTGGCGGGGGCCGAACAAATCTCTGCCGCACTGGCCACGGGGGCCGATATTGTGCTGGCCGGGCGCACGACCGACACGGCCAGTATTGCCGCGCTGCCCCTGTCGCGGGGCGACCATGCGGGCGGTGCCTGGCATGGGGCAAAAATTGCCGAATGCGGTGCGCTGTGTTCGACCAACCCCACAAGTGGTGTGATCATGGTGGATTTCGATGCGGCCGGCTTTGAGGTTGAGCCGCTGGCCAAAGGCGCGAAATGCACCCCGCATTCGGTTTCCGCCCATATGCTTTATGAAAACTCCGACCCGTTCCATTTGCACGAGCCGGGCGGCTATCTGGATGTGACCGCGGCGCGCTACAGCGCGCTCAGCCCCGCGCGGGTGCGCGCCAAGGGCGCGGACTGGGTAAAAGCGCCGCGCTATACGGTAAAGCTGGAAGGCGCGCGGCTTGCGGGCTATCAGACCACCATCCTCGCCCTTCTGCGCGATGCGCATTATGTGGCCAATGCGCGGGCATGGGTGGACAAGATGACCGGCTTTCTGAGCCATCGCATTGCCGAGCGTATGGGGCTGGGGGCCGAGGATTACACGCTGGAATTCCGGCTGATCGGCGAAAACGCCACGCTGGGCGCTTTGGAAAACCGCAGCGGCACGCCAACCGAAATTGGCGTTCTGGGCATCATCACCGCGAAAACCGCAGCTATGGCCGATGAGATCGGCCGCATGATCAACCCCTTCGTGCTGCATTACCCGCTGACCGAGGATGAGGAATTGCCGACTTTCGCCTTTCCCTACTCGCCCGCGCAAAGCGACCGTGGGGCGATTTACGAGTTTTGCCTCAACCATGTCATGGCGCTCGATGACCCTATGGCCGCGTTCCGGCTGCGTGTGGATGAGGTGGGCGCATGA
- a CDS encoding DUF4387 family protein, with the protein MRLGDYAYKVRSKNAGPFWVTIDVFCGDAARFEAIRAALKTEAVAALYDQPRQMLKRFEIADIHAIKFSLPRPVVQGSRYDRDMHGAQYAVLLAELDLDV; encoded by the coding sequence ATGAGGCTTGGAGATTACGCATACAAGGTCCGCTCCAAAAACGCCGGGCCGTTCTGGGTAACGATTGATGTATTCTGCGGCGATGCGGCGCGCTTCGAGGCCATCCGCGCCGCGCTGAAAACCGAAGCCGTGGCCGCGCTGTATGACCAGCCGCGCCAGATGCTGAAACGCTTTGAAATCGCCGATATTCACGCCATCAAGTTCAGCCTGCCGCGCCCGGTGGTGCAGGGCAGCCGCTATGATCGCGATATGCACGGCGCGCAATATGCCGTGCTGCTGGCCGAGCTTGACCTGGATGTTTGA
- a CDS encoding AbrB family transcriptional regulator, translating into MFERTLLLRRLLTLALAALGAWVFMVLRLPLPLLLGPMVACLLVALAGVRLAGLGVVSTFMRTFLGVAVGSSVTPQLVHDLPQIATSLLFVPLFVGLIGAMGYPLFRHVFKFDPATSFYSAMPGGLQDMLVFGQEAGGDVRALSLIHATRVLVIVALAPLILTGIWGLDLSQPPGVAASNVPPMQIALMVAAGFFGWQIAQRVGLFGASILGPLILTAGLSLSGIITQRPPAEIIWAAQFFIGIAVGAQYVGVTLAELRRDVLAGLAYSIALTLISTLFFLAITGLNLAPNLEVFLSFLPGGQGEMVVIAIIAGADLTYVVSHHLLRLILVILLAPVVARFTLKR; encoded by the coding sequence ATGTTTGAGCGCACACTTTTGCTGCGCCGATTGCTGACGCTTGCCCTTGCCGCCCTTGGCGCCTGGGTCTTCATGGTGCTGCGCCTGCCGCTGCCGCTGCTGCTTGGCCCGATGGTTGCCTGCCTTCTGGTGGCGCTGGCCGGCGTCAGGCTGGCCGGGCTGGGGGTTGTTTCCACCTTCATGCGCACGTTTCTGGGTGTGGCGGTTGGCTCGTCCGTCACCCCGCAACTGGTGCATGATCTGCCGCAAATCGCCACCTCGCTGCTGTTTGTGCCGCTTTTTGTGGGGCTGATCGGGGCAATGGGCTATCCGCTGTTTCGCCATGTCTTCAAGTTCGACCCTGCAACCTCCTTTTATTCCGCCATGCCCGGCGGGCTGCAGGATATGCTGGTGTTTGGCCAAGAGGCGGGCGGCGATGTGCGCGCGCTTTCGCTGATCCACGCCACGCGGGTGCTGGTCATCGTCGCACTTGCGCCGCTGATTCTGACCGGCATCTGGGGCCTGGATTTGAGCCAGCCACCGGGGGTTGCGGCCAGCAACGTGCCGCCGATGCAGATTGCGCTGATGGTCGCGGCCGGCTTTTTCGGCTGGCAGATCGCACAGCGCGTGGGGCTGTTTGGCGCATCCATTCTGGGCCCGTTGATCCTGACGGCGGGGCTGAGCCTGAGCGGCATCATCACCCAACGCCCGCCCGCCGAAATCATCTGGGCGGCGCAATTCTTCATCGGCATCGCTGTGGGGGCGCAATATGTGGGTGTGACCCTGGCCGAGCTGCGCCGCGATGTCTTGGCGGGGCTGGCCTATAGCATTGCGCTGACATTGATCAGCACGCTGTTTTTTCTGGCAATCACCGGGCTGAACCTGGCGCCGAATCTGGAGGTCTTCCTATCATTCCTGCCCGGCGGGCAGGGCGAGATGGTGGTCATCGCCATCATCGCCGGGGCCGATCTGACCTATGTGGTCAGCCACCATTTGCTGCGGCTGATACTGGTCATTCTGCTGGCCCCGGTCGTGGCGCGCTTTACGCTGAAACGCTAG
- a CDS encoding DEAD/DEAH box helicase, producing the protein MSEFEGVHPALASALAGRGYEILTPVQKAVIASDLGQADALVSAQTGSGKTVAFGLALAEGILGDAEKFAPAERPLALIIAPTRELAMQVKAELMWLYAGTGARFASCVGGMDSRSERKMLQFGAHIVVGTPGRLRDHIEKGALDLGALKAAVLDEADEMLDLGFREDLEFILDSAPNSRRTLMFSATVSKPIAALAKTYQRDAVRISTVSDSKQHLDIDYRAVSVAKGDKEHAIINLLRYYDATNALVFCATRATVNHLMARFNNRGFRVVALSGELSQAERTHALQAMRDGRANVCIATDVAARGIDLPNLELVIHADLPTNRETLLHRSGRTGRAGRKGVSALIVQGHEKRKAERVFGFASVKPTWVSAPSADEINKRDDERLMDHPLLAEPLREEDQAMISALLEKHGAETLAAAFVRMNRDAKSAPEDVVAVAPGATAAPTPRDEFEQSVWIVASTGRNSGAEPRALLPMVCKAGDITRRDVGAIRLQDDESFIQLNAKIADKFMANVGPDNMIGAGIRIARLPGAPEFTPRGRGTTEAPKSKYKADKPYKPGGKPGGKPGGKPWAKKGGDKPFRKGPSAAPSAGPGAKPFKRKAKPKTD; encoded by the coding sequence ATGAGCGAATTTGAAGGCGTGCATCCGGCGCTGGCATCGGCATTGGCCGGCCGCGGATATGAGATCCTGACCCCCGTGCAGAAGGCGGTCATCGCCTCGGACCTTGGCCAGGCCGATGCGCTGGTCTCGGCGCAAACCGGCTCGGGCAAAACCGTGGCCTTTGGCCTTGCGCTGGCCGAAGGCATTTTGGGCGATGCAGAAAAATTCGCCCCCGCCGAGCGCCCGTTGGCGCTGATCATCGCGCCGACCCGCGAGCTTGCCATGCAGGTGAAGGCCGAGTTGATGTGGCTTTACGCCGGCACCGGCGCGCGCTTTGCAAGCTGCGTTGGCGGCATGGACAGCCGGAGCGAGCGTAAAATGCTGCAATTCGGCGCGCATATCGTTGTGGGCACGCCGGGCCGCTTGCGCGACCATATCGAAAAAGGCGCGCTCGATCTTGGCGCTTTGAAGGCGGCCGTGCTGGATGAGGCCGATGAAATGCTCGACCTCGGTTTTCGCGAAGACCTTGAGTTCATCCTCGACTCTGCCCCCAATTCGCGCCGCACGCTGATGTTTTCGGCCACCGTCTCCAAGCCGATTGCCGCGCTGGCCAAAACCTACCAGCGCGATGCCGTGCGCATTTCCACCGTCTCCGACAGCAAGCAGCATCTGGATATCGACTACCGCGCCGTTTCGGTCGCCAAGGGCGACAAGGAACACGCCATCATCAACCTGCTGCGCTATTACGACGCGACAAACGCGCTGGTCTTCTGCGCCACGCGCGCCACGGTCAACCACCTGATGGCGCGCTTCAACAACCGTGGCTTCCGCGTTGTGGCCTTATCAGGCGAGCTTAGCCAGGCCGAGCGCACCCACGCCCTGCAAGCCATGCGCGACGGGCGCGCCAATGTCTGCATTGCCACCGATGTGGCGGCGCGCGGCATCGACCTGCCCAATCTCGAACTGGTCATCCATGCCGACCTGCCCACCAACCGCGAAACCCTGCTGCACCGGTCCGGCCGCACGGGCCGCGCCGGGCGCAAGGGCGTTTCGGCGCTTATCGTGCAGGGCCATGAAAAGCGCAAAGCCGAGCGTGTGTTCGGCTTCGCCTCGGTCAAGCCGACATGGGTGAGCGCCCCCAGTGCCGATGAGATCAACAAGCGCGATGACGAACGCCTGATGGACCACCCCCTGCTGGCCGAACCCCTGCGCGAGGAAGATCAGGCGATGATCAGCGCGTTGCTTGAAAAGCACGGCGCAGAAACGCTGGCCGCCGCCTTTGTGCGCATGAACCGCGATGCAAAATCGGCCCCCGAAGATGTGGTTGCGGTAGCGCCCGGTGCCACCGCCGCCCCCACCCCGCGCGACGAGTTTGAGCAATCGGTCTGGATCGTTGCTTCGACAGGCCGCAACAGCGGTGCCGAGCCGCGCGCGCTGCTACCGATGGTGTGCAAGGCAGGCGATATTACGCGGCGCGACGTTGGCGCCATCCGCCTGCAGGATGATGAAAGCTTCATCCAGCTCAACGCAAAAATCGCCGATAAGTTCATGGCCAATGTCGGCCCCGACAATATGATCGGTGCCGGTATCCGCATTGCCCGCCTGCCCGGCGCGCCCGAATTCACCCCGCGCGGCCGTGGCACGACCGAGGCGCCCAAGTCGAAATACAAGGCCGACAAGCCCTATAAGCCCGGTGGCAAGCCCGGGGGCAAGCCAGGCGGCAAGCCCTGGGCCAAAAAGGGCGGTGACAAGCCGTTCAGGAAAGGCCCATCTGCCGCACCGAGTGCCGGGCCGGGCGCCAAACCCTTCAAGCGCAAGGCAAAGCCGAAGACCGACTAG
- a CDS encoding LysR family transcriptional regulator, with amino-acid sequence MAYLDSIRVFVRVVDLGSITAGGRDLRLSPAVASNRIKALEDRLGIRLFNRTTRRLTPTEAGRQYYDHARRILDALGDAEAMVAGFSNKPNGEIRVTAPLGIGRRIIAPLVPDFNALYPDILVRLRLSDRKVDIFAEGVDVAFVLGTLLDSDMKARKISDCPRILCAASTYLQARGTPRVPSDLTTQKHRCLLLRFPGSAGNSWMLQTEDGPQKVTVSGPYDADEGDVLTDWALAGHGIVNKPLFEVADHIKSGALVRVLAETPPPPSRFACLYPHRRLQDPKVRLFVDYMITQCRNRVAQMSG; translated from the coding sequence ATGGCCTATCTGGATTCTATCCGCGTCTTTGTGCGCGTGGTCGATTTGGGCAGCATCACGGCGGGCGGGCGCGACTTGCGCCTGTCGCCCGCCGTGGCCAGCAACCGCATCAAGGCGCTGGAGGACAGGCTGGGCATTCGTCTGTTCAACCGCACGACCCGCCGACTGACCCCAACAGAAGCCGGGCGGCAATATTACGACCATGCGCGGCGTATCCTCGATGCGCTGGGCGATGCCGAGGCGATGGTTGCGGGGTTTTCCAACAAGCCGAATGGCGAAATTCGCGTCACCGCGCCCCTGGGCATTGGCCGGCGGATCATCGCGCCGCTGGTGCCGGATTTCAACGCGCTTTACCCCGATATTCTGGTGCGGCTGCGCCTGTCCGACCGCAAGGTCGATATTTTCGCCGAGGGGGTGGATGTGGCCTTTGTGCTGGGCACATTGCTGGATAGCGATATGAAGGCGCGCAAGATCAGCGATTGCCCGCGGATTCTTTGTGCGGCAAGCACCTATTTGCAGGCAAGGGGCACACCGCGCGTGCCAAGCGACCTGACCACGCAAAAGCACCGCTGCCTGCTGCTGCGCTTTCCCGGCTCGGCTGGCAATTCATGGATGCTGCAAACCGAGGACGGGCCGCAAAAGGTAACTGTATCCGGCCCCTATGATGCCGATGAGGGCGATGTGCTGACCGATTGGGCGCTGGCCGGGCATGGCATTGTGAACAAGCCGCTGTTTGAGGTCGCTGACCATATCAAGAGCGGCGCGCTGGTGCGGGTGCTGGCCGAAACGCCGCCACCGCCGTCGCGCTTTGCCTGTCTTTATCCGCATCGCCGCCTGCAAGACCCGAAGGTGCGGCTGTTTGTCG